In Sporosarcina psychrophila, a genomic segment contains:
- a CDS encoding class II fructose-bisphosphate aldolase has product MALVTGNEILQHAKQNGYAVCAFNVENMEMVQAVVEAAEETDSPVIIQTSANTVKYANMDYYYAMVEAALKHAKVPVALHLDHGDSTELALQAIRAGYTSVMIDASKLSFEENIKQTKAVVDLCQPIGVSTEAELGNVGGKPGDEDFGASGYTKPLEAKEFIERTCVSSLAVAIGTAHGVYKGEPNLDLTLLDELSKTVDVPLVLHGASGLSENDVKQCIENGISKINYATELRIMFTESVKEYFDTETSFVDPKKFMAYARTKVKELAKEKMYTCGSNGKASTFH; this is encoded by the coding sequence ATGGCTCTAGTGACTGGTAATGAAATTTTACAGCATGCAAAACAAAATGGGTATGCGGTTTGCGCATTCAATGTAGAAAATATGGAAATGGTTCAAGCGGTAGTAGAGGCTGCTGAAGAAACGGATTCACCCGTTATCATTCAAACTTCGGCTAATACTGTGAAATACGCAAATATGGACTACTATTATGCGATGGTAGAGGCGGCACTTAAGCATGCGAAAGTTCCTGTAGCTTTGCATCTTGATCACGGGGATAGTACAGAATTGGCACTTCAAGCAATTAGAGCAGGCTATACATCTGTCATGATAGACGCATCTAAACTATCTTTTGAAGAAAATATAAAGCAAACAAAAGCAGTAGTAGATCTTTGCCAACCAATTGGAGTATCTACTGAAGCGGAGCTAGGTAATGTAGGTGGTAAGCCGGGTGACGAGGATTTCGGAGCAAGTGGCTATACGAAACCGCTTGAAGCAAAAGAATTTATAGAGAGAACTTGTGTAAGTTCATTAGCGGTTGCGATAGGAACTGCTCATGGAGTATATAAAGGCGAGCCAAATCTAGATTTAACTTTACTTGATGAATTAAGTAAAACTGTTGATGTGCCTCTTGTTTTACACGGAGCTTCTGGACTTTCTGAAAATGATGTTAAACAGTGCATTGAAAATGGAATAAGTAAAATAAACTATGCAACGGAGTTGCGTATCATGTTCACTGAATCTGTAAAAGAGTATTTTGATACTGAGACAAGTTTTGTGGATCCTAAAAAATTCATGGCATATGCACGCACAAAAGTAAAAGAGTTAGCAAAAGAAAAAATGTATACTTGCGGCAGCAACGGAAAAGCATCTACATTTCATTGA
- a CDS encoding galactitol-1-phosphate 5-dehydrogenase, with translation MKAGVLHGRGNIVYEEVEMPSPGLEDVLVKVKFTGICGSDIPRVNANAAHNYPIILGHEFSGEVVEIGPNVKKLKIGDRIAGAPLLPCMNCEQCEKGDYALCEKYSFVGSRRNGSFAEYVVIPEKNAIYLDPSISYVKGAFFEPITVALHGIKRLNFRPGSSVAVLGIGNIGFFTLQWLKILGAGQITVFDISDERLKLAKRFGADECINTSDENYLSKLNNSGNVKQFDFVYETAGNTETIKSTFELVRKKGSICLIGTPKQEITFSIDEWENINRKELTLTGSWMSYSDNFPGEEWVATAKHIQAGDIQIDDSLLYKIIPLSEIDEAFKLFKVPSTVKGKILIDSEK, from the coding sequence ATGAAAGCGGGAGTATTACATGGAAGAGGAAATATTGTTTACGAAGAAGTAGAAATGCCATCACCAGGGCTAGAGGATGTCCTGGTGAAGGTCAAATTTACCGGTATTTGCGGCTCAGATATTCCAAGGGTAAATGCAAATGCCGCTCATAATTATCCGATTATTTTAGGACATGAATTTTCAGGTGAAGTAGTTGAAATTGGACCAAATGTGAAGAAGTTAAAAATAGGTGATCGAATTGCTGGAGCACCATTGTTGCCTTGTATGAATTGCGAACAATGCGAAAAAGGTGATTATGCACTTTGTGAAAAATATAGTTTTGTAGGTTCAAGAAGAAATGGTAGCTTCGCTGAGTATGTTGTCATTCCTGAAAAAAATGCTATTTATTTAGATCCATCGATTTCCTATGTTAAAGGGGCTTTTTTTGAACCAATAACCGTAGCTCTTCATGGAATTAAGCGTCTAAATTTCCGACCGGGATCTTCAGTAGCGGTATTAGGTATAGGTAATATTGGTTTTTTTACTTTGCAATGGTTGAAAATATTAGGAGCAGGACAAATTACTGTTTTTGATATTAGCGATGAACGACTCAAACTAGCGAAACGATTTGGTGCAGATGAGTGTATCAATACAAGTGATGAAAACTACTTAAGTAAATTGAACAACAGTGGTAATGTAAAACAATTTGATTTTGTATATGAAACTGCAGGTAATACTGAAACGATTAAATCTACATTTGAATTAGTGAGAAAAAAGGGTTCAATTTGTTTAATAGGCACACCTAAGCAAGAAATAACCTTTAGTATTGATGAATGGGAAAATATTAACAGAAAAGAATTAACACTCACTGGATCTTGGATGTCATACAGTGATAATTTCCCTGGTGAAGAATGGGTTGCAACTGCAAAACATATACAAGCCGGTGACATTCAGATTGATGATTCGTTACTGTACAAAATAATTCCGCTAAGTGAAATTGATGAAGCATTCAAACTGTTTAAAGTTCCAAGTACTGTAAAAGGTAAAATTTTAATTGATAGCGAGAAGTAA
- a CDS encoding xylulokinase — MEKLLLGIDIGTSSCKVAIFKSDGEVVSQSSSHYPIYYPKPGWVEQNPEEWWMEVCKSIQKCLESKLLIDNEIVGIGIAGQGWSAIPVDKEGNCLHNTPIWLDTRATDIISNIASSITDEDIYNVSGNSFSPTYTTPKILWFKKHMPELFNRTYKFLQSNSFIGMKLTGKMSSDRSQNYGLHLYNPITYQYDLEMASRFGIPIDKLPEIYQCHEVIGTITEEAAAMTGLKVGIPVIAGGLDAACGALGAGVIQNYETQLQGGQAGGVSICLNEPKTHPKLIFSPHVIPNRWLLQGGTVGGGGALRWFKDEFGEHLSFDELTKRAEQIPEGSDGVVFLPYLAGERSPLWNPKVKALFYGLSFKETKSHAIRAVLEGVVFSVYHNLLIAKEAGVDIEKLDISAMGGAANSMLWIQIYSDVTGCRIKVPSSDTATTLGAALLAGVAVGVYNNFDDAVEQTVKINRQHFPDLNRREKYEESLALYLKLSTWLNKEMFI, encoded by the coding sequence ATGGAAAAGTTATTGTTAGGAATTGACATTGGAACTTCATCATGCAAAGTTGCTATTTTTAAGTCGGACGGTGAGGTGGTGAGCCAAAGTTCATCACATTATCCAATATATTATCCTAAGCCAGGATGGGTAGAGCAAAATCCAGAGGAATGGTGGATGGAAGTATGTAAATCGATTCAAAAGTGTTTAGAAAGTAAATTATTAATTGATAATGAGATTGTAGGTATTGGAATTGCGGGTCAAGGTTGGTCAGCAATTCCGGTAGATAAAGAAGGTAATTGTTTGCATAATACGCCAATTTGGTTAGACACACGAGCAACTGATATCATTTCAAATATTGCTAGTTCAATTACTGATGAAGATATTTACAACGTGTCTGGAAATTCTTTCTCCCCTACATATACAACACCTAAAATTTTGTGGTTTAAGAAACACATGCCAGAGTTATTCAATCGAACTTATAAATTTTTACAAAGTAATAGTTTTATAGGAATGAAATTGACAGGGAAAATGTCGTCGGATCGTAGTCAAAACTATGGTTTGCATCTTTATAACCCAATAACTTATCAATACGATTTGGAAATGGCCAGTCGTTTTGGAATACCAATCGACAAATTACCAGAAATTTATCAATGTCACGAAGTCATTGGTACTATAACTGAGGAAGCTGCTGCAATGACAGGATTGAAAGTAGGGATTCCAGTAATTGCCGGCGGTTTGGATGCTGCGTGTGGAGCTTTGGGAGCTGGGGTTATTCAAAATTATGAAACTCAACTTCAAGGGGGACAAGCTGGCGGTGTCAGTATATGTCTTAATGAGCCAAAAACACATCCAAAACTTATTTTTTCACCACATGTTATTCCGAATCGTTGGTTATTACAAGGTGGAACTGTAGGAGGTGGAGGTGCTCTTCGCTGGTTTAAAGATGAGTTTGGAGAGCATCTCAGTTTTGATGAGTTAACGAAAAGAGCGGAACAAATCCCAGAAGGATCTGATGGGGTTGTATTCTTGCCATATTTAGCAGGAGAGAGAAGTCCACTTTGGAATCCGAAAGTAAAAGCTCTGTTTTATGGTCTGAGTTTTAAGGAAACTAAGTCTCACGCGATTCGTGCAGTGTTAGAAGGCGTTGTGTTCTCTGTCTATCATAATTTACTGATAGCAAAAGAGGCTGGAGTGGACATCGAAAAACTAGACATTTCTGCAATGGGCGGAGCGGCAAATAGCATGCTATGGATTCAAATCTATTCAGATGTAACAGGTTGTCGGATTAAAGTACCAAGTTCCGATACAGCAACTACGCTTGGAGCAGCTTTATTGGCCGGAGTCGCAGTGGGTGTTTACAACAACTTTGATGATGCGGTTGAACAGACAGTCAAAATCAATCGACAACATTTTCCAGATTTAAATCGACGAGAAAAATATGAAGAATCTTTAGCTTTGTATTTAAAATTATCTACATGGCTAAACAAGGAAATGTTTATCTAA
- the pfkB gene encoding 1-phosphofructokinase — translation MIITVTLNIALDKFYKVPSFSIGDVYRVEKMIQTAGGKGLNVARIIDTLGHPVKAIGITGGYTGKLICELLAQEGIDFEFTEASIESRNCINIMSENGVSTELLESGDEVREETVSSFLSHFARHIASAEVVTLSGSVLRGMPQNIYAQLVAIARKQQKKIILDTNGEYLVHGITEIPTVIKPNRQEIEQIMGIEKASTDQVIDYCMSYINKGIEIVMVSLGHEGALLITKNGVWKGTPPELQIVNTVGSGDSMVGAIAIGLVQKESPEQLLRNAIAVSAANTLTESTGKVQISDITKIYKQIQVSKIR, via the coding sequence ATGATAATAACCGTCACGTTAAATATTGCACTCGATAAGTTTTATAAAGTTCCGTCATTCTCTATTGGTGATGTATACAGAGTAGAAAAAATGATTCAAACTGCGGGAGGAAAAGGTTTAAACGTAGCACGCATTATAGATACTCTTGGCCATCCTGTCAAAGCAATTGGTATTACAGGAGGATATACAGGCAAGTTGATTTGTGAATTGCTCGCACAAGAAGGTATTGACTTTGAATTTACGGAAGCATCAATTGAATCTCGTAATTGCATAAATATAATGAGTGAAAATGGAGTGTCGACTGAACTACTGGAGTCGGGTGATGAAGTGAGAGAAGAGACAGTATCTTCTTTTCTAAGCCATTTTGCGAGACATATTGCCTCGGCGGAAGTTGTGACTTTATCGGGAAGTGTACTAAGAGGTATGCCACAAAATATTTATGCGCAATTAGTTGCTATTGCTAGAAAACAACAAAAAAAGATTATACTAGACACAAATGGCGAATATTTAGTGCATGGAATTACAGAAATACCAACAGTGATTAAACCAAATCGTCAAGAAATAGAACAAATCATGGGCATTGAAAAGGCATCCACTGACCAAGTAATTGACTATTGTATGTCGTATATCAATAAGGGAATAGAAATTGTAATGGTGTCATTAGGTCATGAAGGAGCATTACTAATTACAAAAAACGGTGTATGGAAGGGTACTCCACCTGAATTGCAAATTGTTAATACAGTAGGATCTGGCGACTCAATGGTAGGGGCTATCGCAATTGGGCTAGTACAAAAAGAGTCTCCCGAACAATTATTGCGTAATGCAATTGCGGTGTCAGCTGCGAATACATTAACGGAATCGACAGGGAAAGTACAAATAAGCGATATTACAAAAATTTACAAACAAATTCAAGTGAGTAAAATTCGTTGA
- a CDS encoding glucose 1-dehydrogenase, with the protein MDMLKKLFSLENRTILITGGSRGIGRVVAEHVAAVGANVVIFDIQGDKAAEAANEIAEKYGCQTYSCEVDVTDYEGVKSCLQQAVEQMGRIDLLFNNAGIVIQKPVIETTPEEWNKVIDVNLNGVYYVAQLFGKYLIENGIKGAIVNTASMSGQIVNYPQLQASYNTSKAGVVHLTKSLAYEWASHDIRVNCISPGYIFTELTSFVREDWREQWAESTPMKRLGKPEELAGAVIYLLSDSASFVTGSQLTIDGGFTII; encoded by the coding sequence ATGGATATGCTCAAAAAGTTATTTTCATTAGAGAATAGAACGATTTTGATAACAGGTGGTTCTAGGGGAATTGGACGTGTAGTAGCAGAACATGTTGCTGCAGTTGGTGCAAATGTTGTTATTTTTGACATACAAGGCGATAAAGCTGCTGAAGCAGCGAATGAAATTGCAGAAAAGTATGGTTGCCAAACTTATTCTTGTGAAGTAGACGTAACTGATTATGAGGGTGTAAAGTCTTGTTTGCAACAAGCTGTTGAACAGATGGGAAGAATTGATTTACTCTTTAATAATGCAGGTATCGTCATACAGAAGCCTGTTATTGAAACAACTCCAGAAGAATGGAATAAAGTAATTGATGTTAACTTAAATGGTGTCTATTATGTTGCACAATTGTTCGGTAAATATTTGATAGAGAATGGAATTAAAGGGGCAATTGTCAATACAGCATCAATGTCCGGACAAATCGTTAATTATCCACAGCTTCAAGCATCATATAATACTTCAAAAGCGGGCGTTGTGCATTTAACTAAATCACTTGCATATGAATGGGCTTCACATGATATAAGAGTCAATTGTATAAGTCCAGGTTATATTTTTACAGAGCTAACTTCATTCGTAAGAGAGGATTGGAGAGAACAATGGGCTGAATCGACACCAATGAAACGTTTAGGGAAACCTGAAGAACTCGCTGGGGCTGTCATCTATTTACTATCAGATTCAGCTTCATTTGTAACAGGTAGCCAACTTACGATTGATGGTGGCTTCACGATTATCTAA
- a CDS encoding ABC transporter permease gives MSIFKKKIDLKEFIINNNTFIILLLLIVASSFLSDTFFTTMNLRNIALQQAGPILVAIGLLYVILAGGIDLSVGSIMAIGSTVSAILITDFSMHYTASIGIAVLIGLLFGLFSGVLVAYTGIQGFVATLATMTIARGVAFVLSEGRPIKIESGTINTLVSKDLMYPILIITLFIIVVFTIIHRYTGYGRKVIAIGSNETALQLAGVRTKQYVMSTYAISGALAALAGVFLAARSSTGSATVGMGQELDAIAAVVIGGASLAGGKGFVLNTVAGALILGLIGNIMNLMAVPSYPQDIIKGAIIIAAVLLQIVTSKKDRTI, from the coding sequence ATGTCAATATTCAAAAAAAAAATTGACTTGAAAGAATTTATCATCAATAACAATACATTTATTATCTTATTGTTATTGATTGTTGCAAGTTCTTTTTTATCAGATACATTTTTTACAACAATGAACTTACGAAATATTGCTCTACAACAAGCGGGTCCGATTTTAGTGGCCATTGGATTATTGTATGTTATTTTGGCCGGGGGTATTGACTTATCTGTTGGTTCTATTATGGCTATTGGTTCAACAGTATCAGCAATATTAATAACAGACTTCAGTATGCATTATACTGCTTCAATTGGTATTGCAGTTCTTATTGGATTATTATTTGGATTATTTTCTGGTGTGCTCGTAGCGTATACCGGAATTCAGGGATTCGTTGCCACATTAGCTACCATGACAATTGCTAGAGGTGTTGCATTCGTCCTATCAGAAGGTCGGCCAATTAAAATTGAATCAGGTACGATTAATACGCTGGTAAGTAAAGATCTGATGTATCCCATTTTAATAATTACATTATTCATAATTGTTGTATTCACAATTATACATCGATATACAGGCTATGGACGTAAAGTAATTGCAATTGGTAGTAATGAAACTGCACTGCAATTAGCAGGTGTACGAACAAAGCAATACGTCATGTCTACATACGCAATTTCAGGTGCATTAGCAGCATTGGCAGGTGTTTTTCTTGCCGCAAGATCATCGACAGGAAGTGCGACAGTTGGTATGGGACAAGAACTGGATGCTATTGCGGCAGTTGTAATAGGTGGAGCCAGTTTAGCGGGAGGAAAAGGATTCGTATTAAATACAGTGGCGGGTGCTCTAATTCTCGGTTTAATCGGCAATATTATGAATCTGATGGCTGTTCCTTCTTATCCACAAGATATTATAAAAGGGGCAATAATTATTGCAGCTGTACTATTACAAATTGTAACAAGTAAAAAGGATCGTACAATCTAA
- the xylB gene encoding xylulokinase, translating to MTKYILAHDLGTSGNKATLFAVSGEMVGSSISSYSTHYFNEKWAEQNPEDWWKAICTSTRQLIERLDISPADIQVVSFSGQMMGCLCVDKEGIPLRDSIIWADQRAQKQVEELEKHLTQEEFYRIVGHRNTASYGIQKLMWIRDNEPEVYEKTYKVLNAKDYIVFKLTNTFYTDYSDGNGMGCFDLENLRWSDKIISSSRIDSTKLPDLKPSTFVAGNVTEDAAKAMGLTTLTQVVIGAGDGVTANIGAGSISEGKTYCSLGTSAWVTTTSKKPIFDPEMRIVTWAHAIPGYYAPNGTMQYAGGAFNWMKETICTSEEQEGKKLGKTIYEMINDQIEQAPAGSNGLLFLPYLLGERAPRWDSFSKGTFIGITSETTRAEMLRSVLEGVTFNLAIILDVLQQHIKIEDMIIIGGGAKNEVWRQIISDVFGLTVKVPRLLDEAGSMGAAIIGGVGIGIYENFEVVEKFIAISQSQQNDSTNIEIYEKAKQRYDDFYFALRPIYEKHQMEGVTF from the coding sequence ATGACAAAGTATATTTTAGCTCATGATTTGGGTACTTCTGGTAACAAAGCAACTTTGTTTGCTGTTTCTGGAGAAATGGTAGGTAGTAGTATTTCTTCTTATAGTACACATTACTTTAATGAAAAATGGGCAGAGCAAAATCCCGAAGATTGGTGGAAGGCAATATGTACTTCTACGAGACAATTAATTGAACGATTGGATATTTCGCCGGCGGATATTCAAGTTGTCAGTTTTAGTGGTCAAATGATGGGTTGTCTCTGTGTTGATAAGGAAGGAATTCCACTGAGAGATTCAATTATTTGGGCGGACCAACGTGCACAGAAACAAGTAGAAGAGTTAGAAAAACATTTGACACAAGAAGAGTTTTATAGAATAGTCGGTCATCGTAATACAGCCTCTTATGGTATTCAAAAACTGATGTGGATACGTGATAATGAACCAGAAGTATATGAAAAAACGTACAAAGTGTTAAATGCAAAAGATTACATCGTATTTAAATTAACGAATACATTCTACACGGATTATTCGGATGGTAATGGTATGGGTTGCTTTGACCTAGAAAACTTGAGGTGGTCCGATAAGATTATTAGTAGTAGTAGAATCGATTCAACTAAATTGCCAGATTTAAAACCGTCCACGTTTGTTGCAGGTAATGTTACGGAAGATGCTGCAAAAGCAATGGGATTGACAACGCTTACACAAGTTGTCATAGGTGCAGGTGATGGGGTAACTGCTAATATAGGGGCGGGCTCTATTAGTGAAGGGAAAACATATTGTTCGTTAGGTACTTCTGCATGGGTAACTACTACTTCGAAAAAACCTATATTTGACCCTGAAATGCGAATCGTCACATGGGCACATGCTATTCCAGGATATTATGCACCGAATGGAACAATGCAATACGCTGGCGGTGCATTCAATTGGATGAAAGAAACAATTTGCACTTCGGAAGAACAAGAAGGAAAAAAATTGGGGAAAACAATTTATGAAATGATTAATGATCAAATTGAGCAAGCCCCTGCTGGTTCTAATGGATTGCTATTTCTCCCTTATTTGCTTGGTGAGCGCGCACCGCGTTGGGATTCGTTTTCAAAAGGAACATTTATAGGAATTACATCAGAAACGACACGAGCGGAAATGTTAAGAAGTGTTCTTGAAGGTGTTACTTTCAATTTAGCGATAATCTTGGATGTTTTACAGCAGCATATTAAAATTGAAGACATGATTATAATCGGTGGCGGAGCGAAAAATGAGGTCTGGCGTCAAATTATTTCAGATGTTTTTGGACTAACTGTCAAAGTTCCTAGGTTGCTAGATGAGGCAGGCTCGATGGGGGCAGCTATTATCGGTGGTGTTGGGATTGGAATTTATGAAAACTTTGAAGTAGTTGAAAAATTCATTGCCATCAGTCAATCACAACAAAACGATTCGACTAACATTGAAATCTATGAAAAAGCAAAACAGCGTTATGATGATTTTTATTTCGCTTTAAGACCTATTTATGAAAAACATCAAATGGAGGGAGTTACATTTTAA
- a CDS encoding substrate-binding domain-containing protein has product MKKNMFIIAALLSVMLVFAACGNSSDSKAENGDTDSFKVGFAIKTQDSPYFVSLVDAMKEYAKEEGWKLTVLDANGDTAKETENIETFIAQGMDLIYVDAIEPDSVVSSINKAAEAGIGVINLDSGVSDEAESITTIYSDNLQNGRLVGLAYAEKMSDEEVVSIILSGAKGNVAGEERRTGLFAGILEGKLGVSEDEAWKLAADLEKQLTNEGKASNKEAKFSIVGQGWGAWTEQEGLKAAEDLITANPNLTTVLGENDQMLFGAMTALKNAGNDNVDIVAAADGAKEAYDLIKEGLYFATGENSPYKVAQLGIQIGKEILVDGKESKDYDKITLTKPAAVTKDNVDEYYEFGF; this is encoded by the coding sequence ATGAAGAAGAACATGTTTATTATTGCAGCGCTTCTATCCGTAATGTTAGTTTTTGCAGCTTGTGGAAATTCGTCAGATTCAAAAGCTGAAAATGGTGATACAGATTCATTTAAAGTTGGTTTTGCTATAAAGACACAGGATTCTCCATATTTCGTTTCTCTTGTTGATGCAATGAAAGAATATGCAAAAGAAGAAGGTTGGAAACTTACAGTATTAGATGCAAATGGAGATACAGCTAAGGAAACTGAGAATATAGAAACATTTATTGCTCAAGGTATGGATTTAATCTATGTAGATGCAATTGAACCAGACTCTGTCGTTTCTAGTATTAATAAAGCTGCTGAAGCTGGTATTGGCGTTATTAACTTGGATAGTGGTGTTAGCGATGAAGCAGAGAGCATCACTACAATCTATTCGGATAATTTACAAAACGGACGTTTAGTAGGCCTCGCATACGCGGAAAAGATGAGCGATGAAGAAGTCGTTTCTATTATTCTAAGTGGTGCAAAAGGTAATGTAGCTGGTGAAGAGCGTCGTACGGGATTATTTGCTGGAATTTTAGAAGGAAAACTCGGCGTATCTGAGGATGAAGCATGGAAACTAGCTGCAGATTTGGAGAAACAATTAACAAATGAAGGTAAGGCTTCTAATAAAGAAGCGAAATTTTCTATTGTTGGTCAAGGTTGGGGAGCTTGGACAGAACAAGAAGGTCTGAAAGCAGCAGAAGACTTAATTACTGCTAATCCAAATTTAACAACTGTTCTTGGAGAGAATGATCAAATGCTTTTTGGTGCAATGACTGCTCTTAAAAATGCGGGTAACGATAATGTAGATATTGTAGCTGCAGCTGACGGCGCAAAAGAAGCATATGATTTAATAAAAGAAGGATTATATTTCGCGACTGGTGAAAATAGTCCTTATAAAGTAGCACAATTGGGGATTCAAATAGGAAAAGAAATTCTAGTTGATGGAAAAGAATCAAAAGACTATGACAAAATCACTCTGACAAAACCCGCAGCGGTTACAAAAGATAATGTTGATGAATATTACGAATTTGGATTTTGA
- a CDS encoding sugar ABC transporter ATP-binding protein, whose amino-acid sequence MTSNYIVEMNHIAKHFNGVKALEDVQLNVNRGEIHALIGENGAGKSTLMKILAGAYAKDEGTIIIDGQEAKVSTPRAMIDMGVSVIYQEFMLAPDLTVAENIFIDKLSNSGLFINWRDLKRKAQEQLSKIGFGHIDPNKKVGELSVAYQQIVEICKCLAKNSKVLVFDEPTAVLTHTETENLLNLIRKLKKDGVTIVYISHRLEELFAISDKITVLKDGKYVNTVETSKITKEQLVTLMVGREIEQLFPERHAKIEEEILRVENLSTADLVENASFSLRKGEVLGFSGLVGSGRTETMRAIFGADRKTNGKIIYFGKEVNIKNPKTAIKLGIGLLPEDRKSQGLLLKQSIRINTTLVTHQRDGFINHQKEKNHVKDLLAQIATKYGSTEDNADSLSGGNQQKIALSKWLAIEKKLIIFDEPTRGVDVGAKTEIYRIINRLAEEGVAIIIVSSEMAEIIGTCDRAIVMREGKIVGELSKENLTENNLIKLAMGV is encoded by the coding sequence ATGACTTCCAATTATATCGTGGAAATGAACCATATTGCAAAACACTTTAATGGAGTTAAAGCGTTAGAAGACGTTCAGTTAAATGTAAATCGTGGAGAAATTCATGCACTGATTGGTGAGAATGGTGCAGGTAAATCAACTTTAATGAAAATATTGGCGGGCGCTTATGCAAAAGACGAAGGTACAATTATTATTGATGGCCAAGAAGCAAAAGTTTCAACTCCTCGTGCAATGATTGATATGGGGGTATCCGTAATCTATCAGGAATTTATGTTAGCTCCAGATTTAACTGTTGCTGAAAATATATTCATTGACAAATTAAGTAACTCGGGATTATTCATTAATTGGAGAGACTTAAAAAGAAAAGCGCAAGAACAATTGTCGAAAATTGGTTTTGGACATATTGATCCAAATAAAAAAGTTGGTGAGTTAAGTGTTGCTTACCAGCAAATTGTAGAAATTTGTAAATGCCTTGCGAAAAATTCAAAAGTTCTCGTTTTTGATGAACCTACCGCTGTACTAACCCATACAGAAACTGAAAACTTATTGAATTTAATAAGGAAATTAAAAAAGGATGGCGTAACGATAGTATATATTTCACATCGTCTAGAAGAGCTATTTGCCATCAGCGACAAAATTACGGTGTTGAAAGATGGTAAATATGTAAATACAGTTGAAACTTCTAAAATTACAAAAGAGCAGTTGGTCACATTGATGGTAGGCAGAGAGATTGAGCAACTGTTTCCTGAAAGACATGCAAAGATTGAAGAAGAAATTCTTCGTGTTGAAAACTTAAGTACTGCGGATTTAGTAGAAAACGCTTCTTTCTCCTTAAGAAAAGGTGAGGTATTGGGATTTAGCGGATTGGTCGGTTCCGGGCGGACAGAAACAATGCGTGCGATTTTCGGTGCTGACCGAAAAACCAATGGGAAAATCATCTATTTTGGAAAAGAAGTGAATATCAAAAATCCAAAAACCGCTATTAAATTAGGAATTGGATTATTACCTGAAGATAGAAAATCGCAAGGACTTCTCCTTAAGCAATCAATTCGAATAAATACTACTTTAGTTACACATCAACGAGATGGCTTTATAAATCATCAAAAAGAAAAAAATCATGTTAAAGATTTATTAGCTCAAATTGCAACGAAATATGGTTCAACGGAAGATAACGCAGACAGCTTAAGTGGTGGCAACCAGCAAAAAATTGCGTTGTCTAAATGGTTAGCGATTGAGAAAAAGTTAATCATTTTCGATGAACCGACTCGTGGAGTTGATGTTGGAGCTAAAACTGAAATTTATAGAATTATAAACAGGCTTGCAGAAGAAGGTGTGGCTATCATCATTGTATCTTCAGAGATGGCGGAGATAATTGGAACTTGTGACCGTGCAATAGTTATGCGAGAAGGTAAAATTGTGGGTGAGTTGTCGAAAGAAAATCTCACAGAAAATAACTTGATTAAATTAGCGATGGGGGTTTAG